The genomic segment TAACATTTCCCATGTTAGCCATTCTTTCAGGCCTATAAAGCGCAATTGCAATCTTGGTGCCAGTCGgttgtttttaaactgtgctcaCTTCATAGCTCTGCAAAAGCATTTTAAATAGGCCCTTACAGGAAATAGGGGCCATCTCTCCTGTAATTCCATGTGCCATTATCATTGCCATAAGTGTTTTAATGAATAGTTTTTGAAAACTCATATATATAAACTAATGCACTGAATTTCCTTTCTCCCCTTAAAGTACTTTTTTGAAAAACCTTGTGTTGAGTATGCCTTGTCTTTGGGAATCCATGTTAGTTTGGTTTTCTTCAAGTGTTTAGTAATTTCAATCTATATCATAAGCTCTTATCTGATCTTTAACTTTCTGTTTTACCATGTTTCTTTCTTTGAAGAATGTCACGTTTTCCACTGTCCAAATCGCTAGAGCAAAATTCTGGAAAATTGTAGCATTTCACCAGGATCTTTGATTGTAAACAAACATGTCCCATTGATTTATCTACCTTACGTTTGTGTAACATCTTTTGTACCAGTTCCTTGAATAATGACTTCCCTTTTGGTTAAACAATAACCTTTCTTAATGACTCCAAAGTCGCCTCTAGTGCGAAGCATTGATGAGGCCATTGTTAGATTATTGTGAGAGATTTTGGGtgcctcattacagaaaggacattGAAGTGCTAGAGGCTGTATAATGTAGATTTGGCTGGGTGATGCAAGGATGAGAGCCTTATACTTAtaagaggggtggtgggggggaacgaCATGAAGTATTGGTACTGTTTTTTACTGGAGAATGTAAAGTGAATATTTAGAGCAGATTTTTAAAGTTATGAGGAATTTTAATAGGTTGAATAGAAAATTGCCATTAAATGATCGAGGAGAAAGAATGAAAAATTTCTTTACTAAGAGGGCCGCAGGAACATGGAATGCTTTTCCACAGGGAATGGTTGTTTAAGGgaaaactggataaatatttgaaataaaGATGCAAGATTCTGGGGCGATCGCAAAGAAGTTGAATTAATTATAGATTTAACTAGCAGTgatccagcacagacacagtgtgCCTACTGGCTGCCTCCTGCACTATAAACTTCCTTGCTTCTGTGGTATTTCTTTAATCCTAATATCCATCTTATCTGTAAAAATGAGGCTAAGTACACATTTTGTACATCTGTCATTCCCTTAATCTCTACTCCTTTTCACCACTATACCAAAACCTCGACTATCCTCTTGCTAGGAATGTACTTTCATAAATTTTTTGTAACTAATTTTCACTCATACTATTTTTATTCCTTTCTAATCTCCATTTTTAGTTAtcctactttttttttaattgctctgTAAATGATAAATGCTTTTCTGGTTTCAAAATCTCCCTGATTTCCCTAGTTATCTATACCAACCCAATCTTTGTCGagcttctatttttccttactgGAATAAGCTCAATTTTTAACCTATTCCTCCCACTGTTTAAATAATTTCTGCTTCTGATGTGTAGTTCTATTTGCCAATATTTCCATTTAAACTGGACAATGTACCATTTTATCATGCTATTAGTTTTCCAGTCAAGTAGCCTTGCATTCAAATATGTTCATTGTCTGTTCTTATACTGCATGTAAGTTTGTATGGTGATCACTCTTTCACAATATCTcgcaatgattttttttccctaatCGTGGAAAAAGAAACCAGAAAGCTAGCCTGGCTCCCTTAAATTCATTCTTTGAATACTGTAGCACTTGTAGCACTTTATCCTATTTACCACTGCCCATCCCCCCGACCCCCATATATTTAGAATTTTTTGCCACTATAAGAAATATATTAAACTTCTGGGTTTTTTTGCATACCTTATTTTCATGTATTGTATCTTTAGGGGTTAACCAACGTCAAACTTCATGTCTAGATTCAGAATTGATGCAGTTATCCTCTGAGAATGTTGCGATCCTTTGTTAAAAGCTTGTAACCCTTTATTAACTACATGAGGGGGCAGTAAAGCCTCTTGATGTGCCGTTCCTGATCTGGTGGTTAGAAGCTGTAAAGGAAATGATTTGCCTTTTTGTTCTTCACTTTAATGAACAATGGCATGTTTGGCAAAGGTAGTTCATTAGAATTGGGGCACTTACAGGGCTTGGACCTTATCTCTGTGAAAATGTTCTAATTTGATGCTTTGCAGCTTGTTATAAAGTTTCagtggctgattttttttttttgtcttttctcCTACAGGTTAAAACAGTACAGCAGGTCAAGGATACTACAACCAGAATATTTCTGAGAGCTTTTAAAGCCATGGATAGGTGTAAGCATGTAGGGCGTCTGCGACTCGCCCAAAATCACTCCATATTGAATCCCCAGAAGTGGCATTGCATGGACTGCAACACCACTGAGTCTGTTTGGGCCTGTCTTAAATGCTCCCATGTGGCTTGTGGTCGCTACATTGAGGAGCATGCACTCAAACACTTTGAGGAAACTAGGCATCCTTTGGCTATGGAGGTCAATGAACTTTATGtcttttgttatctttgtgacgACTATGTGTTGAATGACAATGCTACAGGGGATTTAAAACTATTGAGAAGCACTTTAAGTGCAATAAAGAACCAAAAGTACAGTCCGATGGCACGCAATGGCAGGGCATTGCGGTCAATGGCTTGCGGGGAATCTCCTTGTTCGTTCCAGAAGAACAGAAAAGGGCAGACTCATAGTACAGAGCAGATGTTCACTGCTCTTTGGCACAGACGCCAGTCTTTGCTAACAAAGGCAATGCGCATTTGGTTTGAACAAACTACCAGCGGTAAACGTAGATTGGAAGAAAAGCGGCTACAGGAGGAAATGGATAGAAGAAAGGAGGAAGCAAGGAAGCGCCGACAGGAGCTAAAGCGCAAGTTCATGGAGGAGCTTGCCAACGCTCCACCTAGGAAAAGTGCAAGGATTTTATTTCAAATCCGGAAGGAGGACCATATCTCGAGAAAGTGCAGAAAACCAACTGGAAAAAAGGTGCTACAAACTGCCCCTACCTCAAAACGACAAAGGAACAAAATGAAGCGGTATTATGCTGCCAAGCGTAAGCCAGTGGTAACTCCTGGTGTTACGGGTCTAAGAAACCTTGGTAATACCTGCTACATGAACTCCATCCTGCAAGTACTCAGTCACTTGCAGAAGTTCAGAGAGTGTTTCTTAACCCTTGATCTCTGTGAGACTGAAGAATTATTGGCAAGGACCACAAATGGGAAAACGAGATTGTCTAACAAGGTCACGCTGGGGATTGGTCCTGCATCTTGCATAGCAGGAAGAAATGATCATGTGGGAACTTCAGGGAGATACAGCATGCCAGCTGGTTTGAATGGAGGTGCCTCTATGGCCAGGAACCTTGAACTTATTCAACCCAAGGAACCTAGTTCAAAGCACATCTCTCTTTGCCATGAACTTCACACGCTCTTTCGAGTAATGTGGTCCGGGAAATGGGCTTTGGTATCTCCGTTTGCTATGTTGCACTCTGTATGGAGCTTGATCCCGGCGTTCAGGGGATATGGTCAGCAAGATGCTCAGGAATTTCTGTGTGAATTACTGGACAAagtgcagcaggagctggaatcgGAAGGTACAAAGCACAGGATCCTCATTCCTTTTTCTCAAAGGAAGCTCACCAAGCAGGTTCTCAAGGTGGTGAACACCATTTTTCACGGGCAGCTGCTCAGTCAGGTAAACGAAAATGACAGTGTGTGCAatcttattttaatttaattcttcATTCCTGATCTGATCTTGTCAAGATGAAAGATGACAATGCTGCtgaatggaatactttccactttgTAGCCAGTGACAGCGCTCTTCTATCAGTTATCACATGCATGAGGTGTAGCAGTAAAGTTGCTTGCACTTAATATAAAAGTTAAAGCTATGTCCTTTTGGCATTGCCAtccttcactttttttttaatgaaaactgAAAAGGTTGCTTTGTAACTGAGGGCTTGATCCCCTTTTCATTCCCTATCTGTTAGCATTTATTATTTAGCGATCAGCTTTTCAACAATACTAGTGAGAGTACATTCAAGTTATTTCTAACCTTGGGCTTAACTTTTTAATTATAGTATCACTTCTGTCCTGAAGGGACTGTTTGTTACTACAGTACAATTCCCTGGTTACTGTTACTGTGCCCAAGTGACCATTATTAACATGTGTGTCTTGATAATGAGCCTTGGCAAGCTATTTGACTCAGGAAAGCATCAGAATTGAGCCCAACCTTATTCTTCCCCACCATGCACCCATGCGCTTTCTAGCAccactcactgggtaaaaatctggAAAGGAACTCctggtgatttaaaaaaaaaatttcctttggATCATAATCTATGGCCCCCCCCCCATTCATGTTGTCACTGAAGTAGAGCATACCACTGAAGGCAAGCCTTTTGCACCAAAGTAGAGGCTGAATAATGATCTGTCGGGTATGATTTATATCTCACAAATTGGTTGAACTAATAATTTGTTACGAGTTCATCGTAAGTCTTGTAAGTTTTGCATGGCTTGTGTTCCAGGACTCCGGTTCACATTTTATTTGTAGATCACCAGGAGGATCCATGACAAGTTAAGTTCCCAGTCTTTGAGTAACTGTGCATATTTCCACCCCCTGAAGTTTCCCTGTGCTTCAAGGGGGGTAAATTTATAATATGGGGCAGCTGCGTCATAATGCAGAACTGCTTCCACTGCAAGCGGTTCTGTAAAATAAATAGGTTTTTGAAGTATTTACAGAAGATTCTGTTGGAGGTATGCATCCATGTTTTTGACTTAACCACCCTCTCTTTCAGGGCAGATATTGTTGCCATTTTTCTAAAAATGGCATGCTTGGGATCAAATTGCCTTTGTACAGTTTATTTGTCTCATTGTGCTTATTTTATAATGGTTCCTTCCAGCTGCTCTTCTAAATTCCCATGGTATCAGCTGGAATACCTTTAGGTCAGCTCATTTACATTGCAGTAGACTGTAGGGCAGCAAGCAAAGTGAAACCCCAGCAGTATTAAATATGAACATATGTAAGTATGATGATTCAGGTCAAGCCATTATGCACTCTGGGTTTTTCATACCTTATTTATATTAACAGCTTCTAGAAGCAGTCCTGTACTGTGAATAAGATGGCACCTATGACTCCAGAGACAGACAGCTCCACCTCAGCAGGTGGTTTCATTCCTGCCCCCAGGGGCAAAGCAGAGGAACAAGAGTGGGCCAATCAGGAATTGGAGCATTACGTTCCTGGCTGTTGAACAGCTGCACCACACACCGTTCCTGCATAAGCACTGTTCAGACATTGCTGCCAGTGTCATCAGTGTTGCTGCCATCTATAAACAGCATGAActtggaacagagagagagaccttcaGGTTTTGAAATTGCTTCCGCTGGAATATTTTCTGCAATATAATGAGGTTTCCCATTGCTTAACTGGGTTTCCGGGTTTACATCAAAGGTATAATGTTACAGGACCCATCAGCAGGGAGAAACCCATATTACCAGCGTTTTAAGCGTTTGAAAGACACTTGAGTATAGTTGCTGGCTAACTTATTTTTCTTGCCTATTTTAATCTGTGACAAATACAATATCGGTAGAGATCACACCTTCTAGCAGATAAAGATGAGCAAATGTTTCCTACAATGGATAAATTTCCAAGAAAATATCAACTTAAATGATGGACAGCAAACCAATTAAATTGTGAGAAGTAGTCAAATACGAATTTGAATTGTAATTAAGATCCAGACATATAGATGCACTTTAATTTAGGATTTCAtcaagacttttaaaaaaaagacaaagcatataattgcataaTCCTAAAAAGTGACACC from the Carcharodon carcharias isolate sCarCar2 chromosome 9, sCarCar2.pri, whole genome shotgun sequence genome contains:
- the usp49 gene encoding ubiquitin carboxyl-terminal hydrolase 49 isoform X2 → MDRCKHVGRLRLAQNHSILNPQKWHCMDCNTTESVWACLKCSHVACGRYIEEHALKHFEETRHPLAMEVNELYVFCYLCDDYVLNDNATGDLKLLRSTLSAIKNQKYSPMARNGRALRSMACGESPCSFQKNRKGQTHSTEQMFTALWHRRQSLLTKAMRIWFEQTTSGKRRLEEKRLQEEMDRRKEEARKRRQELKRKFMEELANAPPRKSARILFQIRKEDHISRKCRKPTGKKVLQTAPTSKRQRNKMKRYYAAKRKPVVTPGVTGLRNLGNTCYMNSILQVLSHLQKFRECFLTLDLCETEELLARTTNGKTRLSNKVTLGIGPASCIAGRNDHVGTSGRYSMPAGLNGGASMARNLELIQPKEPSSKHISLCHELHTLFRVMWSGKWALVSPFAMLHSVWSLIPAFRGYGQQDAQEFLCELLDKVQQELESEGTKHRILIPFSQRKLTKQVLKVVNTIFHGQLLSQVTCLTCNYKSNTIEPFWDLSLEFPERYHCLQKGATQLKECTLTEMLAKFTETEALEGRIYACDQCNSKRRKSSPKPLVLTEAQKQLMIYRLPQVLRLHLKRFRWSGRNHREKIGVHVNFDQVLNMEPYCCRDSSSTLGKESFIYDLSAVVMHHGKGFGSGHYTAYCYNTEGEFWVHCNDSKLNVCSVEEVCKTQAYILFYTQRTVQNRVGFVTEMHSEPQVPTRNTEKNRRLTFP
- the usp49 gene encoding ubiquitin carboxyl-terminal hydrolase 49 isoform X1 — its product is MDRCKHVGRLRLAQNHSILNPQKWHCMDCNTTESVWACLKCSHVACGRYIEEHALKHFEETRHPLAMEVNELYVFCYLCDDYVLNDNATGDLKLLRSTLSAIKNQKYSPMARNGRALRSMACGESPCSFQKNRKGQTHSTEQMFTALWHRRQSLLTKAMRIWFEQTTSGKRRLEEKRLQEEMDRRKEEARKRRQELKRKFMEELANAPPRKSARILFQIRKEDHISRKCRKPTGKKVLQTAPTSKRQRNKMKRYYAAKRKPVVTPGVTGLRNLGNTCYMNSILQVLSHLQKFRECFLTLDLCETEELLARTTNGKTRLSNKVTLGIGPASCIAGRNDHVGTSGRYSMPAGLNGGASMARNLELIQPKEPSSKHISLCHELHTLFRVMWSGKWALVSPFAMLHSVWSLIPAFRGYGQQDAQEFLCELLDKVQQELESEGTKHRILIPFSQRKLTKQVLKVVNTIFHGQLLSQVTCLTCNYKSNTIEPFWDLSLEFPERYHCLQKGATQLKECTLTEMLAKFTETEALEGRIYACDQCNSKRRKSSPKPLVLTEAQKQLMIYRLPQVLRLHLKRFSYCVFRWSGRNHREKIGVHVNFDQVLNMEPYCCRDSSSTLGKESFIYDLSAVVMHHGKGFGSGHYTAYCYNTEGEFWVHCNDSKLNVCSVEEVCKTQAYILFYTQRTVQNRVGFVTEMHSEPQVPTRNTEKNRRLTFP
- the usp49 gene encoding ubiquitin carboxyl-terminal hydrolase 49 isoform X3, whose amino-acid sequence is MDRCKHVGRLRLAQNHSILNPQKWHCMDCNTTESVWACLKCSHVACGRYIEEHALKHFEETRHPLAMEVNELYVFCYLCDDYVLNDNATGDLKLLRSTLSAIKNQKYSPMARNGRALRSMACGESPCSFQKNRKGQTHSTEQMFTALWHRRQSLLTKAMRIWFEQTTSGKRRLEEKRLQEEMDRRKEEARKRRQELKRKFMEELANAPPRKSARILFQIRKEDHISRKCRKPTGKKVLQTAPTSKRQRNKMKRYYAAKRKPVVTPGVTGLRNLGNTCYMNSILQVLSHLQKFRECFLTLDLCETEELLARTTNGKTRLSNKVTLGIGPASCIAGRNDHVGTSGRYSMPAGLNGGASMARNLELIQPKEPSSKHISLCHELHTLFRVMWSGKWALVSPFAMLHSVWSLIPAFRGYGQQDAQEFLCELLDKVQQELESEGTKHRILIPFSQRKLTKQVLKVVNTIFHGQLLSQVTCLTCNYKSNTIEPFWDLSLEFPERYHCLQKGATQLKECTLTEMLAKFTETEALEGRIYACDQCNSKRRKSSPKPLVLTEAQKQLMIYRLPQVLRLHLKRFRDSSSTLGKESFIYDLSAVVMHHGKGFGSGHYTAYCYNTEGEFWVHCNDSKLNVCSVEEVCKTQAYILFYTQRTVQNRVGFVTEMHSEPQVPTRNTEKNRRLTFP